The genomic window AGCCGCTGTTGTGGGCGAACGCCGACGCGCCGGGGACGAAGAGGTTGTGTGCGTCCCAGTTCTGCAGGTAGTTGTTCACCACCGACTCCGACGGATCCGAGCCCATGATCGCACCGCCGGTGTTGTGCGTCGACTGGTAGGGCGTGATATCGAAGCTCCCCTCGAGGCTCGTGCTCGCGTCGACCGTGTTGGCGCCCATCTCCTCCATGATCTCCTCGAGGTAGGGGCCGATGTGTTCGACCATGTTCCGGTCTTGCTCGCGCCAGTCGAAGGTCATCCGCAGGAGCGGCTGGCCGTACTGATCGGTGTAGTTGGGGTCGAGATCGAGGTAGTTCTCCCGGAACGGGAGCACGGACCCCTGTGCGGAGACCGAGACCGAACTGTGGTAGTTGTCGATACTTTGGGCCTTGAACTCCGATCCCCACGACTGGGTCCCCTCCGGGACCGGGTTGTTCGCGATCGGCCGGTCGCCGGTCTGGTTGAGGGCGACGTTTCCGCCGTGGAGGAAATCCAGCTCTGAGTGGTCGAAGTTGTCGCCGTTGAAATCGTCGATCGCGGCTCCGAGCGCGCCGGCACCCATGTAGAGGTTCCACTCCTCGTCGTCGAAAAAGCCGGTCGCGCTGGCCTGAAAGTTCTGGTAGCAGTAGTTCTTCCCGACGGTGCCCTCGCCCGTCTCGGGGTCGTACGGCTCGCCGATGTCCGACAGCAACAGGAGCCGGACGTTGTTCAGCACGTAGGCGGTCAGCGCGACGACGTCGGCCGGCTGCTCGTAGACCTCGTCGGTCCGCCGGTCGACGTACCGGACCCCCTCGACCTCCTGCTCGTCCTCGTTGTACAGCAGTTCGACCACGTCGGCGTGGGTCCGCAGTTCGAAGTTGCCCGTCTCCCGTGCGGCGGGCAACACCGTGGTGATCGGCGAGGCCTTCGCGCCCCACTCGCAGCCGAACCGTTCGCAGTAGCCGCAGTACTGACACTGGCCCTGCTGGACGCCGTCCGGGTTCGTGTACTGCTCCGTGAGGTTGGCCGAGGGGGCCTGAAACGGTTCGTAGCCCAGTTCGTCGGCCGTCTCCTTGAACCGCTCGAGGACCGGCGTCTCGATCATCGGCGGGAGCGGGTACTCCCGCGACCGGGGGCCTTCGTAGGGGTTCCCCAGCTCCTGCGTTTCGCCCTCGATGTTGCCCGCTTCCCCCGCGATACCGGCGGTGTACTCGAACTGATCGTAGTAGGGCTGGAGTTCGTCGTAACTGATCCCCCAGTCCTGAAGCTGCATGTTCTCGGGGATCTTCTCCTCGCCGTACTCGTCGATCGTTCGCGATCGGATCTCGAAGTCGTAGGGGAGAAACCGCCACGTCTGCCCGTTCCAGTGGACGCCCGCGCCGCCCTCGCCCGAGCCCGGCAGGAACGCGCCGAAGCGGCGCATCGGCAGGGCGGTATCGTCGACGGCGTTCCGGAACGTGATGGTCTCCTTCGAGAGGTCCTGCATCAGCTTGTACCGGAGCGCATAGCCCAGCTCGTCGTGGACCGTAAAGAAGTTCTCCGTCTCCCGCTCGCCGCCGCGCTCTAAGCTCACCACCTGATAGTCCTCCTGTGCGAGTTCCTTGGCGATGATGCCGCCGGTCCAGCCCGCGCCGACGGTCACCACGTCGACGGGATCGAGTTGCTGTGCCATCAGCGCTCACCTCCGCGATCGGCGGCCTCGTCGTCGAGATCGGTCCGAACCGACTCGTCGTCGGCGTTCCCGCGAGCGGCCTGCTCGTCGACGATGTTCGGGTAGTCCGCCTCCGCGGCATCGTGGACGTGTGCGTGGCCCCCCTCGCTCTGTTCGTTGGCCGGCTGCTCGTTCTCGGTGTCGAGCCCGAGGGACTCGATGTCGTCGGCCAGTTTCCGGTAGTCGCCCTCCTCGAGTTCGACGTACTCGCCCTCATCGAGTATCCCCCGATAGCTGCCGAGCGCGCCCGGGGTTCCGGGGAATCCCTTCAGTCGCCAGCCGATCATCTCGCGGTTGCCGCCGTACATCGGATCGCTGAACATCCCCTCCAAGGTGTTCTGGCGAACCATGAGGAAGAACCCCTCCGAATCGATGTCGGTGTCCTCGAACGCCGCCACCTCGCCCGCCTCGAGCGCCTCGACGACCGCATCCTGCTGGTCGTCGTCGAGGCCGGTGAACGTCTCGGCGTCGTACTCCCCTCGGACGTGCTCCTCGACGGCCGCGATCCCCTGATCGTAGGCCTCGTTCGGCGTGAGCGCGTACTGCCAGCCTTGGGTCTGGGCCGGCGTCGTTTCCGCCCACGGGACTTCCTGATCCTGTTCGATGTCCGCCGGCTCCTCCGTATCGTCCTCGAACGGAGCGCTCGGGTCCTTCCCGGCGAACGGCCCCTGCATGTACCATCGCTCCCCGCGACCCCACGCCGAGTTCATCTGGTTGTCGATGAAGTAGACGACGCCGGCCTCCGGCGCGCCCGGCCCGTTGTCGTCGGAGGGGTAGATCCGCGCCGTCAGGTCGTGAACGACTCGCGCCTGCTGTATCGTGAAGTACTCGAGGCCCTGTTCCTCGACCTCGACTTCCTCGAGTTGCTGGAGCGGCGTCACGTCGAACTGTTCCGGATCGAACCCCTCCGCCGTTCCGGCGATGCCGAAAACGGCCAGGGTGCCCCCGGCCCGCATCACCGTTCGCCGCGAGAGATCGCGCGTGAAGTCGAACGCTGGCTCGTCATCGTCTGCCATACAGGCGACGGACGCCGAGATCTCGAATAGTGTATTCACCTGCGAGTGCTTGTCTCGCAGGCCATTCGAACCCGGATCGGCGATCCCGAACTCGTCAGCGTTCGAGAACACCTGCAGTAGTGGCCCGACGATTTTACTCGCCGCTGGCCGACGTTCGCCTCTGCAGACGACTCCGCGGGTACTCGTCGCCGGCGGCGGACTGGCCGGACTGGTCGCCGCGCGCCATCTCGCCGCCGCCGGCGCGGACGCGGCGCTGCTCGAGCGCAGAGAGCGGGTCGGCGGCCGCGTCCGGACCCTCGAGCGCGACGGCTACCGGTTCGATCGCGGCTTTCAGGTCCTCTTTACCGCCTATCCCGCAGTGAGGCGGGAACTCGATCTCGAGGCGCTCGAGTTGCGCCGGTTCGCGCCGGGAGCAACCATCGCGGGACCCGACGGCCGATCGGTGCTCGCGGACCCGCTCCGGGAGCCCGGAACGATCGCAAAAACGCTGTCTACCCCGTTCGTCTCCGTCGGCGACGCGCTTCGTGTCGCTCGACTCTGGTGGGAGCTTCGGCAGACCGATCCGGACGAGCTATTCGCCGGTAGCGACGAGCGGATCGACGCGTTCCTCCGCGACCGCGGCTTTTCGGACGCGTTCATCGAGGGCTTCGTCGCGCCGTTCTACGGCGGCATCACGCTCGATCAGTCGATCTCGATCTCGAGACACGTCTTCGAGTACACGTTCAAGACCCTCGCAGCGGGCGAGATGGCGGTTCCGGCCGCCGGCATGGGCGCGATTCCGACCCAGCTCGCGGCCCGCGTTCACGAGGCCGGCGGCACGATCAGGACGGGAGTCGGCGTCGAGTCGGTCGCGGCGGACGGCGGCAACTCGAGCAGGGAACGCCCCAACACCGACGGCTCCGTCACCGTCGAGACCGACGAGGGGACCGTCGCGGCCGACGCGGTCGTCGTCGCGACCGATCCGCCGACCGCTCGCGACCTCACCGGCGTCGAGTCGATCCCCACCGACGCGCGGGGCTGTGTCACCCAGTACTACGCGCTACCGGACGATATCGACCTCGAGACCGGGCGGCGGCTCCTGTTGAACGCGACCGATCGAGGGCCGAATCACGTCGTGCCCCACAGCGCGGTCGCGCCCGAGTACGCCCCCGACGGGATGGCCCTACTCAGCGCGACCTATCTCGGCGTCCCCGACGAGAGCGACGACGCCTTGGCCGATCGGACGCGAGCGGCCCTCGAGTCGTGGTATCCCGACCGGGAGTTCGACGCACTCGAGGCGCTCCACACCGAGCGCGTGCCGTTCGCGCAGTTCGTACAGCTGCCGGGGTTCCGCGACCGGCTGCCCGACGCTCGCGATCCCGCGGGCTCCGTCTATCTCGCTGGCGACTACACGCAATGGTCGTCGATTCAGGGCGCGATGGAGAGCGGACGGGACGCGGCGAAAGCCATGATCGACGATCTGTCGCGATAATCCGGGCGGGGCCCGACTCGAGTCGTCCCCGTTCGATCGGACCGACAGACGGCCGAGCGGCGGTCGGACTCCTTCGAGACCGTGACAGTCCCGCGAGTAGCGGAGAAACATTAAGCGCCGCGAGCCCCCTTCTGGAAACACGGAGACAGCACAGCCATGGCTCTGGACGAACTCCTCGAGGGGACAGCGTTGACCGGGCGACAGGCGGCGATCATCTTCTTTACCTTTCTCACCCTGATTATCATCGCCGCGCTGATCCTGATCACGTTCAGCGACTTCTTCAGGGACCTATTCATGTACCGCGACGCGGCCGACCTTCGAGTCGGTGCGCTGGCTCTCGTTTCCGGGCGGTCGGCCCTCGGAAGCCGCGGTCCCTGATTCCGATTTCGGAGGCCGCCCCCGATCGGTACGGACCAACCGCGGCTCACAGCAGCCGCCGACACCGCCCCAGCGGCGGGAACCAGAGCGTCTCGCCGCTCGAGGCGTCCCTGACCGCGGGATAGAAGGCGTCGGGGGTGCGGACGAGCGGCGTCTGGAAGTCCCGGCCGGACATCCCGTTGACCGTCGCCCCGGCGGCGAGGCGGGTAAACGCCGGGAGCACGAGCACGTCCGCACCCTCGTACTGCTCGGGTCCGTAGAGGAAACACGGGCGTTTGCGCCCCTCGATCGACAGCGCCGGGTGATCGTGGCCGACGATATAGCGGTCGGCGGCCGTGTCGGGGCGCTCGTGACCGTGACAGACCACCGTCTCGCCGTCGGCGACCGCGTACTCGGCAGTCGTCTCGCCGTCGAACGCGTCCGCGAGCATCGCGTCGTGGTTGCCGGGCGTGACGATCAGTTCGGCATCGGGCCGCTCGACGATCTCTGTAAGGCGATCCAGATCGCGCGCCACGCCGCGGGGCACCCGCGAAAACGAGTGCAACAGATCGCCGGCGACGACGACGGTTTCCGGGGTGGTTTCCGCGAGGAGGGCCCGGAGCCGCTCGAGGCTATCGCTCCCGTCGTCGATCGGCGCATCGACGCTCGAGGCAGCCGCTTTGCCGAGGTGGACGTCGGCGAGGACGAGCGTCTCGGCGGCGGGCAGGAAGACCGCGCGATCGCGGAGGGAAAACGGAACGTCGATCTCGACGTCGGGTGCGGTCATCGCTCCGGTCCGGTGTCGGCCGCGGACGCAGCATCGGACTCGGCCTCTGTCGCCGCTCGCTCGGACGCCGGCTCCGTCCCGGATGCGGCCGTCGTCGCCCCGCCGTCGGCGCGCAACTCCTGTCCGAGCGCGTCCGCGAGGTCGTACTCGGTGCCCGTCAGGATGTAGAGCACGTCCTCGAGGGGCTCGAGGACTTCGGGGAGGATGCGGACGACGAGGTAGGTGATCCCCAGCAGGGCGACGATCGACAGCGACTGGGCGATGAAGTTGTGGGCGACGATGTAGGACGTGCGGTCGGCGGGGGCACCCATGAATTCCGTGACGACGTAGACGAGGGCGTCCTGCTGGAACCAGCCCCACGGCGAGGCGAGCCCGATGAAGACGTTCCGGACGAGGTTGAGGAACCAGATGACGCCGATCGCGAGCGCGAAGGCGGTCGCCTTCCGCTCGAGCGGCGCTTTGACGGCGGCGATGAGGCCGCCGAAGATGGCCATGCTCCCGATACCGGTACAGGCCGTGATGATGTAGGTGGTCCGGCCGGTCACCGTCTCGTTCGGATCGAAGTCGAACTTACTCACGTAGCCGTTGCTCCCCTCCGTAAGCCCGGGACTGTGACCGAGCAGTTCCATCCCGAAGTGGGTCTGAGACGCGGTCGTCTCGATCAGCCACGTGCGAACGACCGGAATCGTCTCGACCGGCAGGTAGATCAGCCCCATGATCGCGACCGCTTTCGAGAGCAACAGGAGCGACTCGCGACCCCGAAAGAGCAGATACCCGGTATAGACACACAGCGGCAGCGCCGCTATCGTTAACAGGGTCTCGATCGGGCTCTTGACCTCGAGATAGTAGTGGGGGGTGAGCGTGACCCAGAAGACGCCGAAGACGACCCACGCGCCCGCAGCGAGGTACCGCGCCGGATCGACAGCATCGAGCCACTCGAGGACCATCGCGGTCACGAACGCGCCGATCGCGAGCCACGCGAGCGCGTCCGACAGGGTGATCGAGCCGATACTCGCGAAGAGAGGCGTCGCGGGTCCCGCCGCGACGTCGACGACTGCGTCGGGAATCGCGGTCGTCGCTGGTAGGGCCGGCATACTCACGTGAATCCGACGAACTCTCCCGCTATCAACTTGACGCCTCGAGACTATCGCCGATTCTGAGAGGGAAGTATCGCCGATTCGGCGGCCGACAGTCGCGCATTCGGCGGCCGGACGGAGCGCGACCGCGTACCTTTTTGCAACGCTCTCGAAAAGGCTAGCCATATGGTCGACGTCCTCGACAACAAGCGGGCCGCGACGCGATTTCGGATCCTCGTCCAGATCGCCGAACGCCAGCCCGCGGTCAGCCAGGGGGAGATCGCCGGGGAAGTCGGCGTGACGAGTCAGGCCGTCAGCGAGTACATCCGAGAACTCGTCGACGACGGTCTCGTCGAGAAGGAAGGCCGATCGCGCTATCGCGTCACCCGCGAGGGCGTCGATTGGCTCTTTCGGGCCGCGGACGACGTCCGCCGATTCGCGGACCACGTCACCGGGGACGTACTGGGCGCGATGAGCGAGGACGCCTACATCGCAACCGAGGACATCGAGGAAGGCGAGACCGTCTCGCTGTCGGTCGAAGACGGCCTCCTCCACGCCGCGCCGGGCAGCGAGGGTCCCGCGACCGGTATCGCGACCACCGACGCCGCGGCCGGCACCGACGTCGGCGTCACCAGCTTCGAGGGTGTCATGGAACTCGATCCCGGCTCCGTCACCGTCCTGCAGGTCCCCTCGATCCGAACCGGCGGGAGCCGTGCGATCGACGACGAAACCGTCACCGAGGCCTGCGACGAGGCCGACGTCGTCGTCGCCGCCGGCGTCGAAGCCGTCGTCGCCTGTCGGCAGGCCGGCACCGATCCCGACGTCACCTTCGCCGTCGGCGACGTCGCGGCCGACGCCGCAAATCACGGCCTCGAGGTGACCGCCGTCGCCACGACCGACGCCGTCGGCCGAGTCACCGACGCGCTTCGGGACGCAGACGTCTCCTACGAAGTACTCGAGGGATAACCACCGGTCTCGTCGGCGGCTACTCACTGCTCGAGCGGCGTGACGAACGTCTCCCTCAATGACTTTAGGTAGAATTCCTTTCCCGTCACGGCCGCTTTCTCGGACTGAGGTCGCGAATGGAACCCTCCGACGCGTACAGAGTAATCGCCAGTGTCGACCGACAGTATCTACTCCACGAACTCGTCGAGCACGGCGGAGAGAGTAGCGTGAGAGACCTCTCACGGAAGGTCGCCATCCGACGACATCGGACCGACAGCGCGAACATCTCCGAGACGGAGATCGATCGGGCTCGCCTCAGACTGGTTCACATCCACCTGCCCCAGTTACTCGAGCGGGACGTGATCGACGTCGACTGGAACGACGGCGCGGTCGCGCTCGCCGAGGATGATCGCGTCGACCCGCTGCTCGAGGCGGCCGAAGAGGTCGCGCAGTGGCCGCCGGAACCGCAACTGCCACAGCGGTCGGAGTCCGAGGCGTAGCGCGGCGTATTCACTGATCGAGTGACCAGTGTCTCGACCACCGTCCCGAGTGCCCCGACGAGCGGTGGCTCCGAACGAACGAGACGCTTAGCCGATATACCGCAGGTCGTCGTCGGTCGGCACGTCCATCTGCTGTTGCTGTTCCATCTCTTGGATCTTGCCGATGACTTCCTCCATCTCGTCGGCCCGCTCGTCCAAGGACTCGTAGTCGAGTTCGAAGCCCAGCACTGCCTCGAGCACCTCGAGGACCGCGCGGGCGCTCTTGGGGTCGACGAGGTAGCCGCTGGTCTCGCCCATCAGGCAGGTCGCGTCGAAGCCGCGGCGCTCGCCGAGTCCGAGCAAGAGCCCGGAGACGCCGACGATGCCCCCCGCCGGCTCGTCTTCGCGGAACTCGACGTCCGCGTCCTCGAGTGCCTCGAGCAGCGACTCGTCGCTGACGGCCCCGACGACGGCGTACTCGTCGATGAGTTCGCCGGTCGGAACGCCCCCGAGCGCGTACACCTCGGTCGCGCCGAACTCCTCGGCGACGTCGAGGAAGGCATCGGTCAGCGTGTAGTGGCCCTCGTTGCTCTGGGCCTGATGATCGCCGGTCAGCAAGAGGAGGTCACGGCCGTCGGGCACCTCGACGGCGTAAATCTCCGCGCAGGTCAGCGTCGAGACGCCGTCTTCGACGCTCACCTGCGGCGGGAACTCTTGGGAGTAGATTCGCCGTACGAGCGTGCTCTCACCCTCGAGTTCCTCGAGCAAGTGCTCGACGGCGAGGTTGCCGACGTGCCCGACTCCCGGCAACCCCTCGACGAGGACGGGATCGTCCAGTTCGACCTCGGCGACTGCGTCGATCTCGAGTTCGTCCATACCGTATCAGCGGCGGCGACGTTTAAGAGCGCGTCGGTACTCGCCGTATGGATCGTTCGGATCGAACGGTGCCGGGGCGCTGTTTGCCGTTTCGGCACCGCAGTCGGGGCAGGTCGCAGAAAGGGTATACACCGGGCTGTCGTGGGCCTCGCGCCACGCCGAGCAGACCCGGATGTCGGATTTCATTATTCGTCGTCGGTCCGGCGCTCGCGGTGGTACTGTCCGGAGCCACCCTGGTCCTCGATCGCGACGACCGCTCGCTGTGCGCTCTCCTCGAGCTGGGATTCGGCGGTCTTGTAGTTGGGCGCCTGCACTTTGATTCGGTACTCGGGCGCGCCGACGTAGCTCACTTCGAGGTCGACTTCCTCGGGCACCTCACCGTTGCCCTCGGCGGCTTCAAGCGCCTCGCGGATCCCGTCGACGCCGGTCTCGGTCGGGTTCTCGAGGTCGACGTAGCCGGTGACGTTGACGTACGGCACCGAGACGTTCTCGCGAGCCGTCTCGACGATCGCGTCGATTTCGTTCTCCTCGAGATCGGTGTCCTCGAGGGCCTCCTCGCCGTGAATCGCGGCCTGCTTGAAGCCCTCGTAGAGCCCGCCGTGGATGCCGATCAGTTCGTTGGCGATCGCCGTGTAGTCCTCGTCGTCGATCTCCTCGCCGAAGGCGAGTTCCATCCAATTGTCGGCCTTCTGCTCGTTTTTCCACTCCTGAATCTTGTCGGAGCGCTGGTGGTCGTTGACGTCTTTCAGCGAGAGGTCGATCTGCTGGGACCCCTCGTCGACATCTAAGACCTTACAGACGGCGATCTGGCCCTCGCGGACGTGATCGCGAACGTTCTTGATCCAGCCGCTCGCGACTTCGGAGATGTGGATCAGGCCGCGCTTGTCCTCGTACTCCTCGAGATCGACGAAGACGCCGAAGTCTTCGATTTCGTCGATCTTGCCGACGACGAGTTCGCCGGGTTCGGGCCAGCCGCTGTACTTCATCGTGACTCGACTGTCTCGAGGATCTCGTGTTCGATCTCGGCTTTGCCACCGGTCGGTCGCACGAGCGTCGTCCCGCAGACGGCGCAGGCGACCTCGGAGGAGGCCTTGCCGAAGACGGTCTGTTCGTTCTCGCAGTCACTGCATCGAACGTTGTAGAAATTTCCTGCCATTGGAATCACTCCTGGAACTCGAGTCGGCCGGTACGCCATCCCTCGCGGAGATGGGCCTTGCCACACTCGCTGCAGCGGTATTTGAGGTCGGTCTTCTTCGTCGGCTTTTCGCCGACCGGCACCTTCGAGAAGCGACCGGAGTTACCGATGCTCGAGGTGCTCCGACGGGTGCGGCGAGCGTCCCACTTGAGACCACTCGAGCGGCCCGTTCGGGACTTTTCGACTTCGTGTTCGTGGTGTTCGTTGCAGTGCGGACAGTACGTATTGAATCGGCGTGGCATCTGCATAGTTATCTCACTTGCCGTGGGCTAAGATAGCGCTGTTTAAAACCCGTTTGGTTCGTCGTCGTTCGTTCCCGCCGGCTGTCGTGTTGGATCGCTCTCGGCGGTCGCCGCTGTCGCTCGCTCCGAAGCGTTTAATCCGCTCTCCTGTGAAGCGTGAGCCATGAAGCAGCTCATCATCCACGGCGATCCCGGGATCCGAAACGGGGCGATCATCCAGTACGAAGGGGAGGAGGTGGTCTGTTTCGGGATCAACAGAAACGGCGAGTACCACGGTCCCGAGCGGGTGCAACTCTGGTGTACTGTCGGCTCCGAGGACGAGTACGAGGACTACGAGAAACGGAACTTCACGCCGCACTTCCTCGACGTCGACCGCGCCGACGCCGAGGACATCGATGTCGTGCAACCGAAGAGCGATCTGGCGATCTAACGGCCGACTCTTGATCGCGACGGCGATTCCACGCGCCGATTTTCCGACCCGTGTTCGACCGACGCCCGTTATCTGAGCCAGCGGCCGACTGACCGAGCCCGCCGACCGAAACGGTATCCCGCGGATAGTCACGATATCTGATGTTTTCACACATCAATCGCAAGAGGGAAAACGAAGCCGTCGACAGTAGACGATACTCTCGAGGCCGAACCGACGATGAGTAAGTCCCTCTCAGAGGCCGTCCGAACGCGGATTCGCGCGCTCCGCTCGACGGCACGGTTTAGTCAGTTCGTCGGTGTCGGCACCGTCGGGGCGACGGTCGACAACGTCGTGCTCTTTTTACTGGTTCAACGGACGGGTCTCGGACTGGCGTGGGCGAAACTCATCGCTTGGGAACTCGGCATCGTGGTCATCTTCGTGATCAACGAACAGTGGACGTTCTCGAGCCACGGCGAGGACGGGGTCGGACCCCTCGGACGGCGGTTCGTACGTTCGAACGCGGTTCGATTCGGCGGATTACTGGTTACGCTTGCCGTGCTAACGGTGCTGACCGAGCAGTTCGACGTCTGGTTCATGGCGGCGAACGTGATCGGGATCGGCGTCGGCTTCTTCGTCAACTACACCTGTGAGAGTCTCTACACGTGGCAGGTCCATCAGGAGTAGCGGTAGAAATCCGCATACGGCGTCCGAATCATAACCCTTAACTAGCACACTCGGGTATGATGTGGTAGCGGG from Natrinema versiforme includes these protein-coding regions:
- a CDS encoding GMC family oxidoreductase, with protein sequence MAQQLDPVDVVTVGAGWTGGIIAKELAQEDYQVVSLERGGERETENFFTVHDELGYALRYKLMQDLSKETITFRNAVDDTALPMRRFGAFLPGSGEGGAGVHWNGQTWRFLPYDFEIRSRTIDEYGEEKIPENMQLQDWGISYDELQPYYDQFEYTAGIAGEAGNIEGETQELGNPYEGPRSREYPLPPMIETPVLERFKETADELGYEPFQAPSANLTEQYTNPDGVQQGQCQYCGYCERFGCEWGAKASPITTVLPAARETGNFELRTHADVVELLYNEDEQEVEGVRYVDRRTDEVYEQPADVVALTAYVLNNVRLLLLSDIGEPYDPETGEGTVGKNYCYQNFQASATGFFDDEEWNLYMGAGALGAAIDDFNGDNFDHSELDFLHGGNVALNQTGDRPIANNPVPEGTQSWGSEFKAQSIDNYHSSVSVSAQGSVLPFRENYLDLDPNYTDQYGQPLLRMTFDWREQDRNMVEHIGPYLEEIMEEMGANTVDASTSLEGSFDITPYQSTHNTGGAIMGSDPSESVVNNYLQNWDAHNLFVPGASAFAHNSGYNPTGTVGALAFRAAEGIQEYLDSPDLLASPDD
- a CDS encoding gluconate 2-dehydrogenase subunit 3 family protein, which codes for MADDDEPAFDFTRDLSRRTVMRAGGTLAVFGIAGTAEGFDPEQFDVTPLQQLEEVEVEEQGLEYFTIQQARVVHDLTARIYPSDDNGPGAPEAGVVYFIDNQMNSAWGRGERWYMQGPFAGKDPSAPFEDDTEEPADIEQDQEVPWAETTPAQTQGWQYALTPNEAYDQGIAAVEEHVRGEYDAETFTGLDDDQQDAVVEALEAGEVAAFEDTDIDSEGFFLMVRQNTLEGMFSDPMYGGNREMIGWRLKGFPGTPGALGSYRGILDEGEYVELEEGDYRKLADDIESLGLDTENEQPANEQSEGGHAHVHDAAEADYPNIVDEQAARGNADDESVRTDLDDEAADRGGER
- a CDS encoding FAD-dependent oxidoreductase — its product is MQTTPRVLVAGGGLAGLVAARHLAAAGADAALLERRERVGGRVRTLERDGYRFDRGFQVLFTAYPAVRRELDLEALELRRFAPGATIAGPDGRSVLADPLREPGTIAKTLSTPFVSVGDALRVARLWWELRQTDPDELFAGSDERIDAFLRDRGFSDAFIEGFVAPFYGGITLDQSISISRHVFEYTFKTLAAGEMAVPAAGMGAIPTQLAARVHEAGGTIRTGVGVESVAADGGNSSRERPNTDGSVTVETDEGTVAADAVVVATDPPTARDLTGVESIPTDARGCVTQYYALPDDIDLETGRRLLLNATDRGPNHVVPHSAVAPEYAPDGMALLSATYLGVPDESDDALADRTRAALESWYPDREFDALEALHTERVPFAQFVQLPGFRDRLPDARDPAGSVYLAGDYTQWSSIQGAMESGRDAAKAMIDDLSR
- a CDS encoding metallophosphoesterase, encoding MTAPDVEIDVPFSLRDRAVFLPAAETLVLADVHLGKAAASSVDAPIDDGSDSLERLRALLAETTPETVVVAGDLLHSFSRVPRGVARDLDRLTEIVERPDAELIVTPGNHDAMLADAFDGETTAEYAVADGETVVCHGHERPDTAADRYIVGHDHPALSIEGRKRPCFLYGPEQYEGADVLVLPAFTRLAAGATVNGMSGRDFQTPLVRTPDAFYPAVRDASSGETLWFPPLGRCRRLL
- the artA gene encoding archaeosortase A, encoding MPALPATTAIPDAVVDVAAGPATPLFASIGSITLSDALAWLAIGAFVTAMVLEWLDAVDPARYLAAGAWVVFGVFWVTLTPHYYLEVKSPIETLLTIAALPLCVYTGYLLFRGRESLLLLSKAVAIMGLIYLPVETIPVVRTWLIETTASQTHFGMELLGHSPGLTEGSNGYVSKFDFDPNETVTGRTTYIITACTGIGSMAIFGGLIAAVKAPLERKATAFALAIGVIWFLNLVRNVFIGLASPWGWFQQDALVYVVTEFMGAPADRTSYIVAHNFIAQSLSIVALLGITYLVVRILPEVLEPLEDVLYILTGTEYDLADALGQELRADGGATTAASGTEPASERAATEAESDAASAADTGPER
- a CDS encoding winged helix-turn-helix transcriptional regulator, with amino-acid sequence MVDVLDNKRAATRFRILVQIAERQPAVSQGEIAGEVGVTSQAVSEYIRELVDDGLVEKEGRSRYRVTREGVDWLFRAADDVRRFADHVTGDVLGAMSEDAYIATEDIEEGETVSLSVEDGLLHAAPGSEGPATGIATTDAAAGTDVGVTSFEGVMELDPGSVTVLQVPSIRTGGSRAIDDETVTEACDEADVVVAAGVEAVVACRQAGTDPDVTFAVGDVAADAANHGLEVTAVATTDAVGRVTDALRDADVSYEVLEG
- a CDS encoding proteasome assembly chaperone family protein, with the translated sequence MDELEIDAVAEVELDDPVLVEGLPGVGHVGNLAVEHLLEELEGESTLVRRIYSQEFPPQVSVEDGVSTLTCAEIYAVEVPDGRDLLLLTGDHQAQSNEGHYTLTDAFLDVAEEFGATEVYALGGVPTGELIDEYAVVGAVSDESLLEALEDADVEFREDEPAGGIVGVSGLLLGLGERRGFDATCLMGETSGYLVDPKSARAVLEVLEAVLGFELDYESLDERADEMEEVIGKIQEMEQQQQMDVPTDDDLRYIG
- a CDS encoding RNA-protein complex protein Nop10 — encoded protein: MKSDIRVCSAWREAHDSPVYTLSATCPDCGAETANSAPAPFDPNDPYGEYRRALKRRRR
- a CDS encoding translation initiation factor IF-2 subunit alpha, giving the protein MKYSGWPEPGELVVGKIDEIEDFGVFVDLEEYEDKRGLIHISEVASGWIKNVRDHVREGQIAVCKVLDVDEGSQQIDLSLKDVNDHQRSDKIQEWKNEQKADNWMELAFGEEIDDEDYTAIANELIGIHGGLYEGFKQAAIHGEEALEDTDLEENEIDAIVETARENVSVPYVNVTGYVDLENPTETGVDGIREALEAAEGNGEVPEEVDLEVSYVGAPEYRIKVQAPNYKTAESQLEESAQRAVVAIEDQGGSGQYHRERRTDDE
- a CDS encoding 30S ribosomal protein S27e, with amino-acid sequence MAGNFYNVRCSDCENEQTVFGKASSEVACAVCGTTLVRPTGGKAEIEHEILETVESR
- a CDS encoding 50S ribosomal protein L44e, with amino-acid sequence MQMPRRFNTYCPHCNEHHEHEVEKSRTGRSSGLKWDARRTRRSTSSIGNSGRFSKVPVGEKPTKKTDLKYRCSECGKAHLREGWRTGRLEFQE
- a CDS encoding HAH_0734 family protein; the protein is MKQLIIHGDPGIRNGAIIQYEGEEVVCFGINRNGEYHGPERVQLWCTVGSEDEYEDYEKRNFTPHFLDVDRADAEDIDVVQPKSDLAI
- a CDS encoding GtrA family protein, whose amino-acid sequence is MSKSLSEAVRTRIRALRSTARFSQFVGVGTVGATVDNVVLFLLVQRTGLGLAWAKLIAWELGIVVIFVINEQWTFSSHGEDGVGPLGRRFVRSNAVRFGGLLVTLAVLTVLTEQFDVWFMAANVIGIGVGFFVNYTCESLYTWQVHQE